GTCGTCGGCCGGCGGGGCGTCGAGCAGCGCGCTGTTGGTCGAAGCGCACTCGGCCACCCAGCGCACCTCGAACGCGCGCGCCAGGCTGCCGAGGCGGGCGGCGAGGGCGTCGAGGTGTTCGCCGGCCTGGGGCGAGGCGGACATCGACGGCGAGGGGGGCATCGACGGCAGAGCGGGGGACGAAGGGGCGGCGGGCGGCAAGACAGGGATCCGGCGGAGAAAGCGGAAGCGGCATTATCCGTCATCCCGCGGCGGCACACGAGCCCGGGCGCGGAACAGCCCGGGGCGCGGACGGCGCAAGGGCGGGCGCCCGCACCGCCGCCGGCTCCCGGCCCGGCGGCGGTACGCCGGCTTCAGTGCGGAGTGTCGCCGCCGTCCGCGCCGCGCTCCTCGTCCATGCCGAGTTCCTGGATCTTGCGGGTGATGGTGTTGCGGCCGATCCCGAGCAGGTGGGCGGCCTCGATGCGGCGGCCGCCGGTGGCGGCGAGGGCGCGCCGGATCAGGGTGCGCTCGAACTCGTGGGTCAGGCGCTCGAACACCTTGCCGGGGGTGGCGGCGATCAGGCGGTCGGTTTCGGTGCCCAGGCCTTCGAGCCAGCTCGTCGGCGTTTCGCGCCCGGGCTGATCGCGCATTTCCGGCGGCAGGTCGGCCACTTCCACGACCTGGGCCGGCGCCATGACCGTCAGCCAGTGGCACAGGTTCTCGAGCTGGCGGACGTTGCCGGGGAAGGGCTGGCTTTGCAGGTACTCGATTGCGGCGTCGGAAATGCGCTTGCGCTCGACGCCGAGATCCTGCGCGCTGCGCTGGAGGAAATGGCGCACCAGGAGCGGAATGTCCTCGTGGCGTTCGCGCAGCGGCGGCAGGCGCAGGCGGATGACGTTGAGGCGATGGAACAGGTCTTCGCGGAACAGGCCCCGGTGTACGCGCTCTTCGAGATCCTGGTGGGTCGCGGCGATTACCCGGACGTTGGCGCGGATCGGCTGCTGGCCGCCGACGCGGTAGAAGTGGCCGTCGGACAGGACGCGCAGCAGCCGTGTCTGCAACTCGGCGGGCATGTCGCCGATCTCGTCGAGGAACAGGGTGCCGCCGTCGGCCTGCTCGAAGCGGCCGCGGCGCTGGGTGGCGGCGCCGGTGAAGGCGCCGCGCTCGTGGCCGAAGAGTTCGGATTCGAGGAGGTCGCGCGGAATCGCCGCGGTGTTGATCGCGATGAAGGGGGCGTCGCGGCGCGGGCTGTGGCGGTGCAGGGCGCGCGCGACCAGCTCCTTGCCGCTGCCCGACTCGCCGTTGATCAGCACCGTGGCGTGGGAGTGGGCGAGGCGGCCGATGGCGCGGAACACTTCCTGCATCGCCGGCGCCTGGCCGAGGATTTCCGGGGCGAGCGGAGTTTCCTCGGCTGCACCGTTGTGGTGCGCGCCTTGTTCGAGGGCGCGTCGCACCAGCGCCACCGCCTGATCGACGTCGAAGGGCTTGGGCAGGTATTCGAACGCACCGCCCTGGAACGCCGCCACCGCGCTGTCGAGGTCGGAATACGCGGTCATGATGATCACCGGCAGCTGGGGGTGGCGGGTTCTCACCTTCGCCAGCAGGTCGAGGCCGGATTCGCCGGGCATGCGGATGTCGGACAGGAGCACCGCGGGAGGCTGCGGCGCGCGCTCGAGTTCGGCGAGGGCGTCGAGCGCCGAGCTGAAGCTGAGGTGGCCGATGCCTTCGCGGTCGAGGGCTTTTTCCAGCACCCAGCGGATCGAGCGGTCGTCATCGATGATCCAGACCGTATTCATGTTCGTATGCACTATTGTGGTGCGTCGTGAACGTGTTTGCGGCCGGGCAGGCGGGCCGCAAGCGCGTTCAGGCGCGGTCGGTAATCGGCAGCAGGATCGTGAAGCAGGTCCGCCCCGGGCGGCTATCGACGTCGATCATGCCCTGATGTTGCTCGATGAAGCTCTGCGCCAGGGAGAGTCCCAGTCCGCTGCCGTCGTCCCGCCCCGAGACCAGCGGATAGAAGATCTTGTCGCGGATCTCCGCCGGAATGCCGGGGCCGTTGTCGATCACTTGCAATTCCAGTGCCAGCTTGTAGCGGCGCTTGGCGAGCGTGACCTGGCGGGCGATGCGGGTGCGCAGGCGGATCTCGCCGCTGCCGCCGAGGGCCTGGGCGGCATTGCGCACGATGTTGAGCACGGCCTGGATCAGCTGCTCACGGTCGGCGGTGAGCTCGGGCAGGCTGAGGTCGTAGTCGCGCTCGATGTCGAGGGCGGGGAACTCGGCGAGGATCAGCCGGCGCACGCGCTCGAGGACGTCGTGGAGATTGAGCGGCGCCGGCCGCATCATGCAGTGGGAGCTGAGCAGGCGGTTCATCAGCTCCTGCAGGCGGTCGGCTTCGGCGATGATGACGTCGGTGAATTCGCGCAGCTGCGGGTCGTCGAGTTCGTGCTGGAGCAGCTGGGCCGAGCCGCGGATGCCGCCGAGCGGGTTCTTGATTTCGTGGGCGAGGTTGCGGATCAGCTCGCGG
The window above is part of the Thauera aromatica K172 genome. Proteins encoded here:
- the ntrC gene encoding nitrogen regulation protein NR(I), which encodes MNTVWIIDDDRSIRWVLEKALDREGIGHLSFSSALDALAELERAPQPPAVLLSDIRMPGESGLDLLAKVRTRHPQLPVIIMTAYSDLDSAVAAFQGGAFEYLPKPFDVDQAVALVRRALEQGAHHNGAAEETPLAPEILGQAPAMQEVFRAIGRLAHSHATVLINGESGSGKELVARALHRHSPRRDAPFIAINTAAIPRDLLESELFGHERGAFTGAATQRRGRFEQADGGTLFLDEIGDMPAELQTRLLRVLSDGHFYRVGGQQPIRANVRVIAATHQDLEERVHRGLFREDLFHRLNVIRLRLPPLRERHEDIPLLVRHFLQRSAQDLGVERKRISDAAIEYLQSQPFPGNVRQLENLCHWLTVMAPAQVVEVADLPPEMRDQPGRETPTSWLEGLGTETDRLIAATPGKVFERLTHEFERTLIRRALAATGGRRIEAAHLLGIGRNTITRKIQELGMDEERGADGGDTPH
- the glnL gene encoding nitrogen regulation protein NR(II) gives rise to the protein MSPPPSASGPFAGLELLSSAVVLVDERLLIRYINPGAENLFAISQRKLLGQPLARLLGTPPGLGAALDNALRTNWSYTGQDLTIGRSGTEPIRLDCTVTPVEAAGVRLLLEFRPIDAQLRVAREEQLLHQQQANRELIRNLAHEIKNPLGGIRGSAQLLQHELDDPQLREFTDVIIAEADRLQELMNRLLSSHCMMRPAPLNLHDVLERVRRLILAEFPALDIERDYDLSLPELTADREQLIQAVLNIVRNAAQALGGSGEIRLRTRIARQVTLAKRRYKLALELQVIDNGPGIPAEIRDKIFYPLVSGRDDGSGLGLSLAQSFIEQHQGMIDVDSRPGRTCFTILLPITDRA